In Labrus bergylta chromosome 5, fLabBer1.1, whole genome shotgun sequence, the genomic window caacattacagaaggtcacagcagagacgctcgctgtttgtaaactgttgttcatctttgacggcctggatgaaagcagaccatcgttggacttcaaaaacagagaggttgtgtctgatgtcacaaagaaatcaccgttaaacacactgttgacaaacctcatcaaggggactctgctcccctcagctctcatctggataacttctcgacctgcagcagccaatcagatccctccttcatgtgttgacaggctaacagaagtacgaggcttcactgatgcccagaaggaggagtacttcaggaggaggttcagtgatgatgaagatctgtccagcagaatcatctcacacatcaagacatccaggagcctccacatcatgtgtctgatcccggtcttctgctggatcactgccacagttctggagcacatgatgagcacagagcagagaggagagctgcccaagaccctgactgacatgtactcacacttcctgctggttcagacaaagaggaagaagaacaagtatgatgaGGGACGTGAGACAAGTCCacatgagctgatggaggctgacggggaagttcttctgaagctggggaggctggcgtttgaacatctggagaaaggaaacatcatgttctataaagaagacctggagcgttgtggtctggatgtcacagaggcctcggtgtactcaggagtttgtacagagatcttcaaaacagagtgtgtgatcttccagaaaacagtctactgctttgttcatctgagcgttcaggagttcctggctgcagtctacaggttccactgtttgacaaacaggaagagaggtacagtgaaggctttccttaaaaacatcatttttcaaactccTGAAAGTGATGACTCATCCCTGAATGACTTCCTGAGGAGtgccatggagaaatccctgaaaagtaaaaatggtcacctggacctgtttgttcgcttccttcatggcctctctctggagtccaaccagagactcttaggagtcctgctgggtcggagagacaacagtccagaaatgatccagagagtcatcaacaacctgaaggagatgaacagtgatgatatctctcctgacagaagcatcaacatcttccactgtctgacagagatgaacgacctctcagtccatcaggagatccaagagttcctgaagtcagGGAACAGATCAGAGGAGAAACTCTCTGAGATCCAttgctctgctctggcctacatgctgcagatgtcagaggaggttctggatgagCTGAACCTGAAGAAGTACAAGACATCATACCAGGGACgactgagactgattccagctgtgaggaactgcaggaaggcaaagtaagtccagatgtgattaaatatgagtcAAAATAAgtttagttcttcaaatatatacaagtatatatatataagtatatactatacaatatctaggtttttgaaaacagtgtttatctgaaatattaacaaacaaagagagagagagagagagaaagagagagagagggagacagagagagagagagagggagagagagaaagagagggagagacagcgagagaaagagagagagagagaaagagagagaaagagagggagagagagagagagggagagagagaaagagggagagagagaaagagagagagagaaagagaggccgcttgtacagggaccgccagctgcctttcggggaaacctccgggccaaaaaactcgatccacctcgactctttcactcccgacagaccacgaagatataggaccttaacacaggactgatagagtgcctttttccctgcatcctggaactttcccagaacaggagtactaaaggacagcagtccacctcctctttcctgccactccccgacatctggggtaacagacaaagatgggaagctgtattcgccctcttcactccactgctcacacagattctcaatgtttagaaatgtcacaagttttactggaagtgcagcaaagacttcctccaccactctttcaaccacccggctggaggtgatattggtcctttctttgagggcgtccagggtcagtcttaccaggcgacccagttttgtgcagcctgcctctctgaaactggcccggagactggctgactgcaaagttggagtccttataaaatcattaaaaaataacggttcctcaaagatccacattcccagactctcagttttttcccttttgaatgtgtacattttccatgcctgcattacagacatataaaaggatgttaatccagtgagatccacctcctcaagctttaacagaaagagctgcttagtgtaccccagccgtccagctctcctcagcagcagtcgagcgatgtccatccagctgggaccacaagtgaaaaggagtctctgtgcagtctggagtctgaatgaggcaatttttgactgaatgtctataagtccatgtcccccttcagccaccggcaggtagaggactgccgcctggacccagtgtttgcctgaccagaagaagtccaggatggccctttgaatgtcctccaccagccctcttggaggtgtcaaagccacaagtctgtgccagagagtcgaggcaaccaagttattgaccaccagaactcttcccctatacgacaactggggtagcaaccatttccatttagacaaccgagcgcacactttctccctaactccctcccagtttttacttttaaagccctcggtacccaaataaacccccaacaccttcaacccctccctcccccactcaagtccaccaggcagactgggcactgcctggtccctccactctcccaccaataaagcaccacttttttcccagttcacccgtgcagctgttgccctttcatacagggacagggtgtcccgcagacaccgaacgtccccctgattggagatgaagatgtttacatcatcagcataggcagaaattgtagggggacattcaatgctacaggccgcgggcaaagaaagcccgctgagccggcccctcaacctgcacagcaagggctcaatagccaagctatacagctggccggagatgggacaaccttgtctgatccctcgccgtacagggattggccgactcaaccccgcccccatcttcaccaaacactgtgcatcctgatacaacaacccaactaatgacacaaaaccatccccaaaaccaaaagacctcagtgcagaaaacaaatacgagtgatccaccctgtcaaacgccttctcttgatccagagacacaatgccaacatttagattatagattttacacacatcaatgacatctctgataagaaaaacattatccatgattgtccggtctggaacacagtaactctggtctttatggaccacacttcccagaacgtcctttagtctgttcgataaagctctggagaagatcttgtagtccgcacaaagcaaagcaaccggcctccagttttttaacaatgccaggtcacctttcttggggagcaaggaaagaactgctctcttacaagaaccaggaagagacccggtcctgcaacactccattaaaacactatgcaggtcagacccaaggatattccagaacctcttaaaaaagtctgtggacaacccatctattccaggtgctcttcctgttgccatctgagtgacagcagcagtgagctcctccagagacagctccccttccagaagagacctctcctccacactgagctgagggagaccctccaggagctccctgcgacactcctggctgcaactctctgctccaaacagatcctcatagaactgcatggcgtgactgctcatttcctttggatcagctgttattcgacctcctggcagtttcagacaagtcagcagctttttttgagccacagatctctcaagattgaaacagaaagacgttggggcatccatgtctttgagttgaaggaaacgactccgcacaagagctcccttcaccctctcctgcaggaaagagctcaactccatacgtttctccttcagcagggtaccagtggtgggatccacactcccatttaacccctcctcaaggttcttaatgttgtcctcaagatttttaatgactgtttttaatctagcagaagagtgtgacgtgtactgctgacaaaaaacacgaatctgagctttaccaacctcccaccaaagcttcaaagaatcaaactcaacttttcttaattgccactgatcccaaaaacacccaaagtttttacagaaaacattgtccagtagaagcttgttattaaaatgccagaaggacttagccctttcacctggtgaaataatcagctccacactaacaaaatggtgatcagtgaagccgacaggcagaatattacaatgaattaatctggggttgagagttctggagatgtaaaccctgtccagtctagctgcacacaccctgttactgttaaccctgacccatgtatactgtctggattgtggatgtttcgctctaaatgtgtccaacaaatccaggtgagagatgacagtttttaaagtctgggatgaatgtggatgtggctcctctcctattctatccacggtgaaatcaagtgtgcagttaaaatcaccaccaagaatgatctgatcctgattatagatcagtaactccttttggaggcgggtatagaaagctaccctttcagctccattatttggagcataaatattagtgaaacagaaaacagtgtcctctatttctgctcttacaattaaaagccttccctttacaatttcagcacaagagacgatctttacatttgcagatgctctaaacaaaatggctactcctgcactaaagttggtgccatggctaaggtagttagagccctcccaccataaaccccaatctgtctcatctgatggtgtggtatgagtctcttgtaaaaacaagatatcaatgtttttctgagttgagatctcagagataaggccccttttctgtctgtctctcccaccattaatgttaagagatcctatcttaagactcctcatagaaagatcagagagaaagaacagacaagtagacaccaacagggaacagtagaagaagaaaaacaccttgtgatgcatgatcatttctttgtcttcttcacactcttacgtccagctttcctcagtgcggtgatgtgctttttaagacggaaacgttttttcgcgtccaggaggtcaaacccaacctgtcttttcagtatgctgactgactttatgaacttttcagtatcactaaagtagtcacttatttttactgatttgttctatgtttcatccataaattgattgattgactctaaagaataaagaccagagccactatttggcaaatcagcaatggatgcattgtctgactcataatcttcatccatgtcctctccttcacatgatgcctggctacaacacactgtcttaccttccttcaatgaaacatctacaactgcagaacttgtggaatcttcagttttatcattatctacagtctgtgatttttctgtagcctgagagctggtcgaagccacttctacctcagccacggcctcagcacaaggcgcaggcgcggacgcggcctccgccccaggcgcgggcacgaacgcggcccccgtcccaggcacggacgcggacgcggcctccgccccgggcacgggcgcggacgcggcccccgccacatgcgccacactaacagagccgcccgcgtcagcggcagcactagccgcctcctgctgtctgtgcggacacgcaaaacgtttgtgtcccacatcaccacactcaaaacacttcagctgtcccgagctcgcatacaccatataagaagcgtcaccgtgtttcactctaaaggaaacctccagagtctgtgtgggcgaatccaaaaacatgaacacctgacgccgcaaagattggacatgtttcagtttgggatctttacaccctagactcacagttttgaaaccactcgcaaacttcccaaacctgcggagttcgttctctaacaagttgttagaaataaacggcggaacaccggatacggtgatccgcgtagagggaaccgacaacggacctgcacaaacaaatccctaatgaacacaccactctcaatcagctgatacacaagaggctcactcttcagaaaaacaaccacagccttgttcattcgggatgcatacaagagtttatcatggcctacctgttcacctgcagctaacagaacctcctccacggtgacagtaccgttcggagggactatccgaactccctgtcggagagtcggaggtggcgtctcagcagacgccattcctccctccaacccctccaacgatctgtcttacacagccaacaacactcaatacaaatatgaaaacaatctgacctgatcatgcactttgaaaacagtagaaaggatagcaaacaattcaatctccgcgccactcgcaacaccaccaccgtcactcacactcacactcacactcaccggaaaccggaaaccggaaacggaaacggaaacaggagagggaaggagagaggagagaggagaggggaaggagaggagaggagaggagaggacaggagaggaggggagagagagagagagagagagattgggagagagagggagagagagagagagagagagattgggagagagagggagagagagagagagagagagacagagagagagagagagacacacacagacacacacacacacacacacacacacacacacacacacacacacacacacacacacacacacacagctgaaacagTTATAATCATGACAGTTGGTTTTAAAACCTGTACAGTGTGATATTACCTCACACCACGCTATTGAGCCACCTTGGATCACCGCGGCAGCCCTAATTACAACCCCATTAACCAAAGACTGGGATAatgttgaatgctgatttaaaggttaactcctgcacacggtctattaagtaaatcaagaatatttctctttgtcttgatttaaaccgctcggacatttttgttttcctccttcatGGACTCGAGCCAACGTCACGAGATTAAAGTCTGAcgagttgtgttagcgtgcgtggaaagggacatttgattagtttttctgtcctcactttatgctgatgtaaagggttaaaaaaacgtgtatataattcattaaaatgtgtagtgtctaaagctaaaaacaaaggttatcaaaaagttaaaaatggatGACAAGATTTGAAAACTGTGTTGAAAGTCATTGGGACAGTCAGAACAaatgtattgagttaaaaaTAGACCCCAAcatatctttttatgtttatgtatctaAAATATCTGTTTAGAGCCGAATTCCAGTGCACTGAACTTGTTACTATTGCAATCCTCAATCAGGTCACTAGAGGGCGCATAGCGCTTGTGAGGAGCATAATACCCCAAAGAGAGGCaagttctgcagaataaatcctgcagccgagctgaacacagctaaactgtgttgcttctttgtatttacatccagAAACTTCTTCTCTGGCACCACTAGGCCAGGTCGGGGGAGCAACACTGACAGTAGAAGAACTTAAAGTAACACCATTAACCAGATAACTGTTTAGTAAAAGTGACATGATTACTGAAGTTACCAACAGTAATACCTTACATCACGTTACAGACAGAAGGTGGCCGggtggagaaaaaagtaaaccggacaaaataatacattttgtatttgttttacacacatttgttccagtacatttaattgtgttAGTAAGGTATTATGTTCCGCAGAAAATTTAAAGTATTATtctcacctttattttttttaaaggaagtcgtGTCAGCAGACTggggactcaatttatgttgtttgttgtcaccaccccccccccctcgtctcTTAACTGCCCCTTTATTACAAAtttacaaactcaaaacaagaaTTCGTCTGAGAACAATTCATTTGCTATaagcttcaaaaacaagatttctttCTCTAGTTAGCTTTGACAAAGTTGAGCATGTAACGGGGGGTTAGGGGTTAATAAAAGTAACGTAACAGAGTGATTTGTGTAATGTATCATTAGAGCGCTAGAAGCGCTGTTGTGAAGTGCGACTTTGCACTGTGATCCTCCTCAGCCACCATACCTGATAGAGTGCATTGTTGTTACGTGCAGTGTGTGAGTTCAGAATAAAGCTACACAGTGACAAGTTAACACAGCCTGATTCTTAAGCCACAGTTCTTTACAatttgtgacaacaaacaacataaattgagtccccggtctgctgtttgttctgctctgactcTATGAGCAGATTGCAGCTAAATGAGTTAGCCTACATGGCTACAATGAAAACTCGCTCCAGCTTCTAAATAGTCAAGTTAAAgatctaaaataaacttttttctctgttaaaaagcgagacaaagagcatgtcagtattttctttaaatgttgaaacatttcctgtcattaatAGCCTATTACTTGAATACTATAAgccttgatttgatattatgtATGATGTAATGATGTATACTCAGGGTCTGAAATGAACAACCGCCAAACGcctagattttctttttgacgagtacatttcagagggctatccgccacagggcgggtaaatgttttacccatCATTCATGTATAACTATgctatactttatttaaaactaggCTACAAGTATGAAGCacatttgatgtagctgcagctacttttccctgctcctctctctgctgtcttcatgaCGGAGCAtcgctgagacacacacacacacacacacacacacacacacacacacacacacacacacacacacacacacagttttacttttagtgcaacAGAACACAGTGGATCCTTGATCCATACGGCCGTGTGTTGGGAACAAACGTGATCTGGTCACTTTTTCCGTTCACtgtcaccgtgtctgcagctaacttaACGATAGCGACGTCAtctcacagcctgctgtagtctgtgaacatctcaaCACAGACTCTGTTAAACTCTGCTGCGTTATACACACTGATGATATAGTTCACACTAAATGCACGCTCCACTTCTCAATTACATCACGGGGACCAGgagcagtcagacacacacacacacacacacacacacacacacacacacacacgttgtgtgtgatggaaatgtttgttaacaaaagtgagttcagatcagctgaacctctgatgtgattgaacacaatttgtcaaaatattaagacattcctttaaataacatattatgtaccattaatgtcatgacaggttttcttactgtggactgtcagagactcactgtgaagtcgtggcctcagctctgaagtccaacccctcccatctgagagagctggacctgagcggaaacaagctgcaggattcaggagtgaagctgctgtgttctggactgcagagtccaaactgtagactggagactctgaggtaagacaacaggtttaatttctctgttcagattcatatgatgtgaaactaaactgtagacttcaggctgataatcaaatgatccacactgagcatcttaatgctgaagtccattttcttcttctgtggttttatccacagagtggtagcaatttaaagccttacattttaaacctaaatatataaaaacataacttgttgtatatttcactctttaccacctgaacagctgatttttagataaattatgaataattaaacaaagaaaaacaatcattccaatttcaaccatcagacgtaaaaataaagtcaaacacttgttttgtctgagatgtttgtgacactgtgagattctgaaactgtcaaaggaaagtttaaattgaagactctttgattgaatgtcttctctataactagaataaatattacagatgtttacttaGTTCACTTTTCGTTGCAGACGATcgtctttttttggggggttagggttagggctaactcttatcttagggcagggatgtcaaacatacggCCCGACAACAGGTTTCATCTGGCCCgtgagacgttttgggaagaaggaggaaatgtattgaaaaatatttttcgatttttttataaattacatttttgtaatacttattttccctgaattgtattaaaacctataa contains:
- the LOC136179320 gene encoding NLR family CARD domain-containing protein 3-like isoform X2 yields the protein MGDREDKEEDRAESPLSSCLSMKSDRSKGRPLVFSNEPGPSDPQITKGSVSVEEQLSSCALCQCVPRDPVSTRCGHWFCRQCLTSYWDQSTSSGESSCPQCGERSKIRGGLQISTDRGLQEVTDELKISLRKRCEHVTEGSDETGSRTLLNRIYTELYITEGQSEEVNTQHEVRQLETDSKKKTLHETPIKCQDIFKALPDQQNQKTEAQPDQQNQKTEAQPDQQKPIRVVLTNGVAGVGKTFSVQKFTLDWADGSENQDLSLVILLSFRELNLIRDKEYSLLELLRVFHPTLQKVTAETLAVCKLLFIFDGLDESRPSLDFKNREVVSDVTKKSPLNTLLTNLIKGTLLPSALIWITSRPAAANQIPPSCVDRLTEVRGFTDAQKEEYFRRRFSDDEDLSSRIISHIKTSRSLHIMCLIPVFCWITATVLEHMMSTEQRGELPKTLTDMYSHFLLVQTKRKKNKYDEGRETSPHELMEADGEVLLKLGRLAFEHLEKGNIMFYKEDLERCGLDVTEASVYSGVCTEIFKTECVIFQKTVYCFVHLSVQEFLAAVYRFHCLTNRKRGTVKAFLKNIIFQTPESDDSSLNDFLRSAMEKSLKSKNGHLDLFVRFLHGLSLESNQRLLGVLLGRRDNSPEMIQRVINNLKEMNSDDISPDRSINIFHCLTEMNDLSVHQEIQEFLKSGNRSEEKLSEIHCSALAYMLQMSEEVLDELNLKKYKTSYQGRLRLIPAVRNCRKAKFSYCGLSETHCEVVASALKSNPSHLRELDLSGNKLQDSGVKLLCSGLQSPNCRLETLRLRSCSLSEISCSSLASALKFNPSHLRELNLSDNKLQDSGVKLLSEGLQSPNCRLETLRHLSQSLFPGTRHLMMKDIKCFSMARISSFSHILFLAG